From Candidatus Protochlamydia phocaeensis, one genomic window encodes:
- a CDS encoding superoxide dismutase [Ni] — MLKKLLLSGCLLGMCYQFSIHAHCQMPCGIYHDEMVFDQIDQYIETTVKGISVLTDNPFKTVQEHNEFIRWIIQKENSSNEIAQLITTYFLQQKIKPGEEDTAKRVLSAHKLLFLLVQIKQTVDLKVVNDFYEEWESFKLMFHIEGYKCKVSQAKLKKWAEKRQSNQSVNGQSTSDHDHDHDHDHDHDHDHDHDHDHTH; from the coding sequence ATGTTAAAAAAACTATTGTTATCCGGATGCCTATTGGGAATGTGCTATCAGTTCTCGATTCATGCCCATTGTCAAATGCCATGCGGAATTTACCATGATGAAATGGTTTTCGATCAAATTGATCAGTATATAGAGACGACTGTAAAAGGAATTAGCGTTTTGACAGATAATCCCTTTAAAACCGTTCAGGAGCATAATGAATTTATCCGTTGGATTATTCAAAAAGAGAATAGCTCTAATGAGATAGCACAGCTCATTACGACTTATTTTTTGCAGCAGAAGATTAAGCCAGGGGAAGAAGATACAGCTAAGAGAGTCCTCAGTGCGCATAAATTACTTTTCCTATTGGTGCAAATTAAACAAACGGTTGATCTCAAAGTTGTTAATGACTTTTATGAAGAATGGGAAAGCTTCAAGCTGATGTTCCATATTGAAGGCTATAAGTGCAAAGTCAGCCAAGCTAAGCTTAAAAAATGGGCTGAAAAACGGCAGAGTAACCAATCGGTTAATGGGCAGAGCACTTCCGATCACGACCATGACCATGACCATGATCACGACCATGATCACGACCACGACCACGACCATGATCATACGCATTGA
- a CDS encoding NUDIX hydrolase: MPLAPASIGIILNESRTHVLLIKRRDVPVWVLPGGGIDDQETPEQAVIREVWEETGLTIAIQKACAEYYPINRLSALTFVFLCQIQKGQLELSNETAAIDFYPLNQLPSSLFPIHRNWIEEALAATDYIKKPLTQVSYSALFLYFLRHPYQVLRFAITRFLKN; this comes from the coding sequence ATGCCTCTTGCTCCTGCTTCTATCGGAATTATTTTAAATGAATCGCGTACGCATGTTTTATTGATTAAAAGACGTGATGTGCCCGTATGGGTCTTGCCCGGCGGGGGGATTGATGACCAGGAAACACCAGAACAAGCGGTCATTCGAGAGGTTTGGGAAGAAACCGGTTTGACTATTGCGATTCAAAAAGCCTGTGCCGAGTATTACCCTATTAACCGCTTATCCGCTCTTACTTTTGTTTTCCTCTGTCAAATACAAAAAGGCCAGCTAGAGTTATCGAATGAAACAGCTGCTATTGACTTTTATCCACTCAATCAGCTTCCCTCTTCTTTATTCCCCATTCATCGCAATTGGATAGAAGAGGCTTTGGCTGCCACTGATTACATAAAGAAACCCCTTACGCAAGTCAGCTATTCAGCTCTTTTTCTTTATTTTCTGCGCCATCCTTATCAAGTGTTGCGCTTTGCTATAACACGTTTCTTGAAAAATTAA
- a CDS encoding insulinase family protein, whose product MIRISRLFLFIILLFPFISRADQREDILTNHHIKEITLKNGIRVCLKKTDYDEDEFVFQLFAMGGYAALAPADRPLAILSPDIVWESGLGSQSADQIAYDLYQRSLEIEMKVQAFDRVIEASGPTEEMERCLQVVHNLFTQPQFQPEALSKVIHHTRRSLQKTNASTQTEYSSRNIFLEFNTQNWDVWNPLNSRDLNHISLKKAEKTFLQLFSNPSEFILVLVGDIDFEATIHLLRQYLESIPCRSPSFHLINPPPPPFPPGITKKEISGYSRYANAWTRLTFPIPAKQVETQQLEFLCDILYNRFAQNEATKQLDVSYEFPLFPRLDQAWLIIEFSCACNEIPSVCGQIMKILETFKKEGPSAEELNIALKNLEEQKKEVEENDYILSVLANYYRAGWDVTRLYTLSKEKEELRNNDLTFYLNLDQYSIISLYP is encoded by the coding sequence ATGATTCGCATTTCCCGCTTATTTCTTTTTATTATTTTACTCTTCCCTTTTATTAGCCGAGCTGATCAGCGAGAAGATATCCTGACTAATCATCACATTAAAGAAATCACGCTTAAAAATGGCATTCGGGTCTGTTTAAAGAAAACGGACTATGATGAAGACGAGTTTGTTTTTCAATTATTTGCGATGGGAGGCTATGCCGCTTTGGCCCCAGCAGACCGTCCCTTAGCTATTTTATCTCCTGACATTGTCTGGGAATCGGGCTTGGGTTCGCAAAGCGCAGATCAAATAGCCTATGATTTATATCAACGCTCGCTTGAAATAGAAATGAAGGTTCAGGCATTTGACCGCGTCATTGAAGCTTCTGGTCCAACAGAAGAAATGGAGCGTTGCCTTCAGGTTGTCCATAACTTATTTACTCAACCCCAATTTCAGCCTGAGGCACTCAGCAAAGTCATCCATCATACGCGCCGCTCTCTGCAAAAAACTAATGCTTCCACGCAAACAGAGTATTCTTCCCGTAATATTTTTTTGGAATTCAATACCCAAAACTGGGATGTTTGGAATCCTCTTAACTCGCGAGATCTCAATCACATTAGCTTAAAGAAAGCAGAAAAGACTTTTCTTCAGCTTTTCTCCAACCCTTCAGAATTTATTCTTGTCCTTGTCGGCGATATTGATTTTGAAGCAACTATTCACTTATTGCGGCAATACTTAGAATCTATTCCCTGTCGCTCTCCGTCTTTTCATTTAATTAATCCGCCACCGCCGCCTTTTCCTCCAGGCATAACAAAAAAAGAAATATCGGGTTATTCTCGCTATGCAAATGCCTGGACAAGACTAACCTTTCCTATCCCTGCTAAGCAAGTCGAGACCCAACAGTTAGAATTTCTTTGCGACATTCTTTACAATCGTTTTGCACAAAATGAGGCAACAAAACAACTAGATGTCAGCTATGAATTTCCTCTCTTTCCTCGCTTAGATCAGGCCTGGCTCATCATTGAATTTTCCTGCGCATGCAACGAAATTCCTTCCGTTTGCGGGCAGATTATGAAAATATTGGAGACGTTTAAAAAAGAAGGGCCGAGCGCAGAAGAGTTAAATATAGCTTTAAAGAACTTGGAAGAACAAAAGAAAGAAGTCGAAGAAAATGACTACATTCTTTCTGTCCTTGCCAACTATTATCGAGCGGGATGGGATGTAACTAGGCTTTATACGCTATCAAAGGAAAAAGAAGAGTTAAGGAATAACGATTTAACATTTTATCTTAATCTAGATCAGTATTCTATTATTTCCCTTTATCCTTAA